The Halorussus pelagicus genome contains the following window.
GGTCGCCTAGTCCTGCAAAGAGCTCCGCCTTCCACCGTTCGTAGAATAGGCCGTCGTATTCGAAGTCAGCGCCCCGAAGTTCCTCGTCGGCGATCTCATGGAGATGAGCCGCCAGTACGTCTTGGTCGTACTCGGTGAGGTCAACACTCCCCGCAGTCTCGTCCTGAAGATCGGCGTAGAAGCGTTCGAGGACGTCGTGGACATACGATCCAGTTTCGAGGGGTGTCGGAACGACCTCAACATCGTCGGGATCCTCGATCTCGAGTACGTTGTCAGCGTAGAACTTGAAGCCACACTCGGCATATCGCTCAATTCGGCTTGCGCTGTAGGGTTCACGCTCTGACGGCGGATAGACCTCTGCAACAGTCTCCGGATTGAGTGCACCGTCGTGCTCGGAGATGTCGGCCGTGCCCCTGTTAGTCGCACAGCTGAGTCCACGGTCGACTCGCTTCGTTTGCTCGGGGGAGAGGTCACCGCGGTCGCCGGCGTAGCTTACTGCGGCACGCCGGTCATCTGCCACGGCGACATGGCGTTGGAGGTCTTCACGAGAGCCGACACGATTATCAACGCCATTTTCAGGTTCGATCCCTGTAACGCGCTGTAGTTCATCGAGCACCGGTGACCGGACGACGGCGGATTCATCGTCGCCCGTCTCCGGTGTGGTAATTGTGAGCTCGTCGACGTTCGCGAGCAGCGTCGCGAAAAGATAACGGCCTCGGAGCCGCTCATCGCCGGTGTCAAACCGTGGATGTGCATCCGTCATTTCCTCGAAGAAAGCAGGCCGTTCCGGTGTCATCGGGAAGTGCTCGCTCGTCATCCCCACGAGATAGACTTTCTCGAACGAACGCATCCGAGCGTCAAGCAACCCCATCACTTCGACGTGACCGCCAGCAGCGCTCTGCGGGACCCGAATCGGCACGCCATCGAAGGCTCGAGTGAACAGTGACAACGGGGGGAGGTCGCTATTGACGGCTTCCAGCGACTCGAACGAGGAAAGGACCTCATCCACGAGATCGTAAGCCCGTTGTTCGATAGCTTTCTCAGCGCCGCTGGCATAGTCCTCTGACGCTGTCTCCATGTCAAATTGGTTGTCCAACAGCCAGCGTAGCGTCTCGGTCGCGTCTCCGATGTCTTCTGCCCGGAGTACCTCCAGTGTGGCCAGCAGTTCCTCAACTAGTGCCTCCGCCTCGTCGTCGATATCATCTAGCAAGGGCGAAATCGAAACCGTATCCCGCTGGCGGGCGGCAGCCGTGATGGCGTTGACCTGGTCGGCATCGACGACGTTGACCAGCGGATTTGCAAGCAACGACGTGAGGTCCTCGGCACGCGGGTCTGGTTCGGCGAGATTCAGTAGATCGTGAACGACACTCCCGGTGAAGGTTCGATTCAGCTGTGAGGCGGCAGTTGTAACGTGCGGGATATTGAACGTATCGAACGTGTCCTCGACATAGCCTGAATACGCCTCGGTACCTGGGATGACGACGGCAAGATTGTCAGGATCACGCCCGTTGGCTAACTCGGTTCGGAGTTGGCGGGCCACGAAGCGAATCTCACGCTCCGGTGTGGGAAGTTCCCGCCATCGGAGGGTGTCAGGGACTGGGATGGCGTCGGGGTTCGGTCGATAAAGAGCATCGGTGATTATTCCGAAGGCTCTCCCAGCATCATCGACCGGGTCCAGTTCTACTGTCTCGAAGTCCAGCGATTCATAGACATCCAGGGCGTCGGTTGCGACGGCATCGACCCCGCTCCGGCCACCCTGATGGAGCGGAAGTAGTGCGACCATCGGGAATTCGTTGACGAAGCGTTCGATGAGGCGGCGTTCAGCGGAGCGGAACTCGTGATATCCTGAGAGAATGACGACATCCAGTTCTGGAAAGACTGCTGATAACGACTGGTCTGCCGTCGCGACGGCTTGAAACATTTCTCCTCGGCTACAGACCCACCCGTCGACGTAGTCGGTGTGGAGATCCCGGTAATGGCGGTAGGCGTCAACAGTGGCTGTCGCAATACGGTCATCAAGAGCTGAACCCTCAAACTCTGCCGCCAGCGCGTCGGCAGTCCCGACGCCAGCGTCATCGAAGAGTGAAAACCGGCTACTGAACGAGTCTGCGAGAGCAGAGGATGCGGGTTCGCCAGCGAGAGCACCCTCTGTCTCGGCTGTGGTTCTGTCGAGCGCGTACTCCGTGAGCCGGCGGTTCAGCTGCCCGGAAAGTTGTTGGACCGGACCTTGAAGATTCTCGTAACACTCTCGAACGACCGTATCAAGCGTCTCGGCACGAAGTCGGAGTGGTTCGTGCGACGCCGCCCAGCTATCCTCGACCGAACTTCGACGAGCGTCATTCCGAGTTATGTAGAGAATACTCCCCAGCGAATCAGTTGCGATGTCATCAGCCCGCTGAAATGCTCGCTGTTCCAGTCGGGCATGCGTCGGACCAGTAAGAAGCGTTGAATCCATCGAATACTTCTGACCAAGATATCGCCCTTACTTTATTCTTACCGACATCGACATCTTAGTATACACCCCCTCTGAGAGCGAGTACAAAAGGAGAAGACGGGTCAGGCGATAGCCGCTAACACGCGGACAAATATATAGCGAACCAAACCTAGCTCAAAGGGATTTAGAACAACTGTTCGCGTATTTTCGTGCCTTGTTCGAGTGTAGCAGCATCTATACGTTTATTAATATCCTGAATGGACTCGTCCTTCAACTCTACAAGATCGAGATACTCTCGAATGATATCGGCATAGAGCTCACGGGCGTGTTCGAGGAATCTACTGGCTAGAAATTCCGTATCTCCGATTACAATCCGGTCGTCGTCGCTTGGCGCATCCGGGAGTGATCTATCATCATGAACAACATCATTTCGATGTTCGTACAGCGTTTTGAAGAACGCTCCAATCCGTTCTGGCGACCAATCGGGTGAATTGTGGTCTGCAAGGAGAACCGCCGTCCGAACACCAAGCCGGTACCTGTTACCTCCAGGAGAACCGCCTTTCAACACGGTCGTCTCACAGCCGACGACACAGTCGACTAATTGGTCCTCAAGCGACTCCCGGCTGAACATTCGCTCGAACCGGGCTAGCGGGTTCTGAAACTTAGTATGATCGGGTGCTATGCGGCGTCGGTGAGTACTCCACAACCGGGGAATCTCTAAGGCTCGATCTTCAGCAAGATGTGTCCCAGTCGGTTCATTTGGACACTCAAATTCAAGTTCGAAGGTAACCGGTGTCGCGATACCACGATACGATTCCCAGCCCGGAACCACATGATAACCTTTCTCGAATCCGACAGTTCTCAGCGGGCACAGGAGCCGGAGACACCGACGAACGCTCGTCGCGATATACTCTATCACGTCGGTCAGCTGCTGCCAGGGATAGACATCGGTCGGCGTGACATCGAAGTCCGGCCCTACCCATGGAGTGATCTCAGTGTCATCGATCTCCCGAGCGATTTCCTGGTAGGGTCGCCGGCGATGGAGGACGATTTCTAACGCTGCGTTTGGACTTCCTGCATCGAGTGTCTCGATCGGCTCAAGGACCCCAGTCCCCGGTGCTTCGTGAGTCGCGATTCCGACTTCTTCTAAGCGATCTAAGGGACGAATGCGGAGTGTGTCAACCCCGTATGGCCCCAGATAATCTGGACTACCCTGGATATCTGTTTCAAGGTTGATCGTGATGTCTGACTCAATGGTGGTGTTCTTCAAACAGAGTAGGAATCGGGAATACTCTCGATCGGTGAAGCGAGGTTCGAACTGTTCGTCGAAGGCGGCAGCAAAGGCATCTTCGTCGAACTGAAACTTGCCAGCGTAATTCAACACAATGCCGACGAACTCGAATAACCCACGCTCGATAGATTCGATACGTTTCGATTCAGAGTAGCCATCGTCCTCGGGCGGATCCGGAAGTTCCTCGTAGATACGGGAGGCCACCTCTCCGAACTCGCCATTATACAGGTTATCGAAGACATCCGTATCTTCGAAGACATCACCAGGGACGGGAACGGAGAACTCTTCGGTGTTATCAATGAATCCTCCAGAGTTCAACCGATGAAACGTCTGCGTCGGCAGATCGACATCAACATCGCTGTACCGTTCAATGATGGCTTGGACTCTGTCCTTGATTAACAGGCGTACATCACTATCCCAATCCGGTGGCATTCTATCAGATACCACTTCAGCATCCTATTTAATTCACCAGAAATACAACTTTAGTCAGTATACGGCGGTGGACGGATTGAGCGGATTATAAATGGCCCAGTCAGAGCTACTTCCGATGGAAAACCTTGTGTTTACTAGATAATGATTCGGCGAGTCAATTACTAGACAACAAGCCAACTCACTAAACTTTCCTATGTGCCAAGTGGAGTAGCTCTTAGAGGGGCGCAGATAGATGACTTACTGTCGCGAAGTGTGGGAATGTGCATTAGTTAATTACCGTTAGACTCCTCCCAACAGCCACCGGCACCCATCATCGCAAAGTCCACATTATATCGTTCAACCTGCTCTACACACTCACTGAATAGTCGCCCGACATTCTCATTGCCGTCTTCCGGGTCGAAATCGAGCTTAAGCCCAGGGTGAACTCCATAGATCGTATACTCCCAATCGCCCGGTAGAAAGTCGTCTACGATCTCCTCAAAGACATCCTTTCCACAAACAAAGTGAGAAAGTCCGGATCCGTCTTCTACCTGGTCAATGAGTTTCTGGCTGAACGTGTATCGCAACGAGCGGAGAGTCTGATGGTATATGTCTTTGAAGTAGCTAATTCGAACTCCTGGCGATTTAGATCGCTTACAGTGATACATATTAATCTCTTTTTCCTCTTTTCGGAATTCAATGAAGTCAGCAATCTCATCGCCCATATCATCACAAAAGAGTGCATACTGCTCGTCTCCTCGCTGGTCCTTTAGGAAGTCAACCAACGCGGAAAAAACCGTCTCGGTTGGTCTTTCATCCCATAATTCAGAAATATCCTTGTCTCGCTCTTCATCTGTTTCCCACCACTCTGGCTTTTCAGTCGCATCAACTTCAATATATTCTGGCCAGTTTGGTTGGATCGAGGCTTTCAGGGTGGCCGGGTCAAAATCTGTAAGATCAGTTTCTGCAGACGATTGTGCCCCGCTCATCACAGTCGTATTAGCATCGGTATGGAATATCGGTGGGAATTCCTTGAGGAGCTCATCGCCACACAAGATCGAATATTCTGTTTCCTCCGGCAGTCGGAATCGGTAGTCAATAATGTCACCCGACCACTCATTTGCGGCGACATCGTAGGAGCACTCGATACAAGTGCCAAAGTTCTCGAAGGTCATGCACACATCAACTGTCTGCATCGGAGGATTTTCGGGGTCATCTAATTCAAGATCTATTCGGACAGTATGCCAGCTGTCATCGTCTGGTGTTTGCCGCTCAACTTTCGCCGTAGTTAGTGAGGGAAACGGCATAACAGCAAAGGGAGATGTTTCAAACTCGTCGATAGCTTCCCCGTGATTTCCGATACCAAGATTTCGAATTGTCGGTTCTCCATCTGCAGTAAGTTCGTCTGCTAGCGTCTCACACCAAGTTTCGAATACCGAGAGCCCAGCCTTCGAGTTTGACCAGATTGATGCTCTCGCAGTACTGATTCCTCGGGTTTTGGTGTTCGATGATTCGGAGAATCTACTATCGCCATCTTCTACGTCCGGCTCAAATGAGGCAAAGACGTGACCGTGCGTATACCGCCGTTTGTCTGAGTGGTAGACCGCACCTTGTACATCACCGCCAGTCAGAAGCTTATGTTCCGGCTGGGTACCGGAGGGGACAAGTACGTTGTTCATACCTGCCGCCTTATATTTCGGCGCAGTGAGCGACTGCATCGCCTTCGAGAGTCGCTTCCCGTCTATCTGGGTCAACGCCGTATGATCCCGGAGTAACGCCGTACGAATCGTGCTCGCCCGCCGTGCATCAGAGGTGTACTCGAACAGTAACTCACTATCCGCGGGTGAGCAGTACAGATGCAGGTTATATGTCGGACTCTCTAAAACCGTATTGGTTCCCCACGTTGGAGACTCCTGAGTCGTCGTGATACATCCCCACACGGATTCAGGGGTCGATAAAACGTGCCCAAAATCAGCGTCTGTCTTAGCGACCACATCGTCTGCATCGTCAACAAGCGGCTCAAACACCGTCTCAGCGAGCGAGTAGACGGTGACCGTTTTATACGGTCGAATATTGTCCGGGTTCACTGCCTCTAACGGCGTCGCACCACCAATTTTATCAGTACTATCATTTTTTATGTGCTCGGAGATCAGTTCGTCGGCGACACTTGCCCAGCCGGTATCTTCACGATACAGCTGGCGGACAGCCTCGGACATACCCTTACTCGTGAGTGTAGTATCTGTTGTGAGAATCGTCGCTGGCGCTTCATCGTTAGGTTCACGAGCCAGCCGGCCAATGATTTGGAGCATCATCCGGAACGATTTGGGCGGGACATGAAACACGGCCAGCTGGAGGTTGGGCACGTCAAGCCCCTCGGCGAGTTTCTGGACGACAACCACGCCGTCGATCTCACCATCACGGAGGTCGTCAATTGTGTCCTGATTGTTGTCTGCGTCGGAGTGAACAGCTTGAATTTCTAAGTCCGTCTGTTCGCGATAAGTCTTGGCTAGGCTGTCGGCTTCCTCAATTCCGTCTGTACGAGCTAGGAGTGTTGCCTCCGCGTTTGACTCCTGCAGTGTCGTGAGCTGCTCGGCTGCCTCATCAACGAGATCCCGGTTTTGTTCAGGGAGAGTTCGCAACCCGACTTTATGATAGATGCCAGCTTTGCATGCCTCTTCAATCGGATAGTGATAGATGAGTTCGCTAGGGAGAATATCCTCTTCACGCCGAAACGGTGTGGCAGTAAAAAGTAATTGAGGCACCTCAGTGAAATTATCGAGGATTTGTTTCCAACCCGGTGCTGCTGAGTGGTGTGCCTCGTCGATCATTAAGAGGTCAAAGAAGCCGTCCGGTGGTTGTGCGGTCGGCTCCTCATCCTTAGTCGCGAACTCCTCACTTACGCTGTTCGGTATCGTCACCACAATGTCCGTGTCTTCGTACTCTTCCCAGTTGCTCTTGGAAGTAAATCGACTCTTGTGAATCTCCACTTCCGGAGCATCAATGTCACTAGAAAGTGCATTCGCTTTCTTTAGCCCCTCAAGCCCCTCGAACTTATCGGGAATCTGATTCCGAACTGCTTCAGATGGGGCGACAATGAGAGCTCGGTCAACGGTGAATTCGAAGGCTGCCAGCATCATCAGCGCTGTTTTGCCGCCGCCAGTTGGTAGAGAGATAATTGCAGGCTCATCACGCTGTGTCGTCCGATAGGATTTAATTGCCCAGTAAGCACCTTCTTGGCAGGTTCGAAACTGCGTCGAAGCATCTGACCGATTACCTGGGAATGTAACTTCCTCAGCGTGGTCAGAAAAGAATGAGGTCATTATACTCGGTATTCTTCCTATTTCCCATATGTAATTTGTGAAGACACGGTCTAGTTGACACCGCCTCAACACTCGTACATCCATTGAGCGCATAGTTCGGCCACTCGTAGTTGTAGTGAGGCTAAACCGGCGCAACCAGCGGTAAGCGCTAGCTTGGTGAGCCACGCCAGAATAAAGGAAAGCAATCGGTTCACATCGTTACCGTCTGGGACCATTTTTCGTGACTACTCGCTTCATATCGAAAGAAGGCAATCAGATAGCCCGCTATATCGACAAGAAATCAGCGTCTGAGACATCGAGTTTCTTGGTAAGACGATGGAGAAACGCCGGCGCAGGATCAGTCCCACGACGGCCCTCCACAGAGTTTCAACAGTAGCCTTGACTCCGTATTGTCGTTGCGTACAGTCATTTCTCATCACCATCAACTTTGATCTGTTTCCTCGTCAGCTACGACCCGTCCACGGCGGAGCTGTCGTTCTAGGTTCCCGGAATATCAGAGTCATGGGATACGAGCATCGGGTATTGAGTACGAATCGAATATGGATTGGGAATAAATTAACTAACAGGCCGTCGAATCCTGTTTTGTGGTTAACGGATAATCTGCATCAAGAGAGGTGAGTTTCGACTGGAATATCGGGAAGGTAACGATGGTAGTAAGGAGAGGGAAACCAGTGTTGCCAGTATTGCCAATAATGCCGTTATTTAAGTACCTCTCTCACTCCACCATTGCCAGTAACTAGGAAGAAAACAGAAGCGGTCACAGTTTTAGTCTCGTAACTCTTGTCTTATTCTACTATAGCTAGCTGAGTTTTCGGTAGTACGGTTTTGGTTTTAGTTGTATTGTATTAAGAGTATCGCTGTTTAGAGAGGGGGTCAGAGACCCCCTCTAGTTGTTGCCAAGGTTTACTGGCAATAGTGGAGTGTGTGTGTTTTATAAGTGAATGGGTTATTGGCAGAATTGGTTCGGGTGGTAGGTTAGTGGTGATACTGGACCCCGTGGTTTTATAATTCCTCTCGATCTTGGGTCCACCCATGGGCCGATTTAATCGAGAATCGTTCATCATCCAGGACAAAGACGTCCTCCGAGATGATTACCAACCAGAAACCCTCGAAGAGCGAGACGAAGAACTCGACGAATACGCGGCCGCTCTCCGTCCCGTCATCCAGGGGTGGCAACCAAATAACGTCTTTCTCTATGGCGTTACCGGCGTTGGAAAGACTGCTGCCACTCACGATCTTCTCGAGGAGCTACAGGGATCCGCCGAAGAGTACGACGACGTCGATCTCAACATCATTGAGCTCAACTGTACTGGCTGCACTACGTCCTACCAAGTAGCAGTCAATCTCGTAAACGAAATTCGTTCTCCTTCTCATCCTCTCACGACGGTTTCTTCTGCTCGCGAACCAATGAGTGAAACCGGCTATCAACAAAAACGCATTTTCAACGAACTTTACAACGAGCTTGAGTCAATCGGTGGGACTATTCTCGTGGTGCTTGACGAGATCGATAACATCGGCTCCGATGATGATATCCTATATGAACTCCCGCGAGCACGGTCTCAACTGGATCTCGACGTGAAGATCGGCGTTATCGGCATCTCGAACGATTTCAAGTTCCGAGAAAATCTGTCTCCTAAGGTCAAAGATACACTCTGTGAAGAGGAGATTCTCTTTCCCCCGTATGACGCCAATGAACTCCGGAATATCCTTCGACAACGTGCTGATATCGCACTTCACAATGATGTTCTTGAGTCAGATGTCATCCCGCTCTGTGCAGCGTTCTCGGCACAAGACTCCGGATCCGCTCGGCAGGCACTCCGTCTATTACGGAAAGCTGCTGACGTCGCTGAGAGCGAGGCAATGGAAGGTGGCGAGGCGAAGATTACAGAGGAACACGTCCGGGAA
Protein-coding sequences here:
- a CDS encoding PD-(D/E)XK nuclease family protein; the encoded protein is MDSTLLTGPTHARLEQRAFQRADDIATDSLGSILYITRNDARRSSVEDSWAASHEPLRLRAETLDTVVRECYENLQGPVQQLSGQLNRRLTEYALDRTTAETEGALAGEPASSALADSFSSRFSLFDDAGVGTADALAAEFEGSALDDRIATATVDAYRHYRDLHTDYVDGWVCSRGEMFQAVATADQSLSAVFPELDVVILSGYHEFRSAERRLIERFVNEFPMVALLPLHQGGRSGVDAVATDALDVYESLDFETVELDPVDDAGRAFGIITDALYRPNPDAIPVPDTLRWRELPTPEREIRFVARQLRTELANGRDPDNLAVVIPGTEAYSGYVEDTFDTFNIPHVTTAASQLNRTFTGSVVHDLLNLAEPDPRAEDLTSLLANPLVNVVDADQVNAITAAARQRDTVSISPLLDDIDDEAEALVEELLATLEVLRAEDIGDATETLRWLLDNQFDMETASEDYASGAEKAIEQRAYDLVDEVLSSFESLEAVNSDLPPLSLFTRAFDGVPIRVPQSAAGGHVEVMGLLDARMRSFEKVYLVGMTSEHFPMTPERPAFFEEMTDAHPRFDTGDERLRGRYLFATLLANVDELTITTPETGDDESAVVRSPVLDELQRVTGIEPENGVDNRVGSREDLQRHVAVADDRRAAVSYAGDRGDLSPEQTKRVDRGLSCATNRGTADISEHDGALNPETVAEVYPPSEREPYSASRIERYAECGFKFYADNVLEIEDPDDVEVVPTPLETGSYVHDVLERFYADLQDETAGSVDLTEYDQDVLAAHLHEIADEELRGADFEYDGLFYERWKAELFAGLGDHEAVPYLSGAPPHDAPEQGLFATFLKNELSRENSDKPHLFEAPFGEDLPDSDAGPFEVERPDGSTVSIRGYIDRVDIHDGEQPALTLYDYKTGRAPYMTKTTGGTKFQLPIYLLAANEVVDGDLFEQGELSATYYQVRPPNDLKIPGGVESKFDSQAELRQFLNDVVPDWLGQIDEAIANGQFHTTLLSEREANCRYCDYRRACDVRHHRKREFVDEVRDDGTTYVPFRVQDDADLEAVMSDD
- a CDS encoding orc1/cdc6 family replication initiation protein; translation: MGRFNRESFIIQDKDVLRDDYQPETLEERDEELDEYAAALRPVIQGWQPNNVFLYGVTGVGKTAATHDLLEELQGSAEEYDDVDLNIIELNCTGCTTSYQVAVNLVNEIRSPSHPLTTVSSAREPMSETGYQQKRIFNELYNELESIGGTILVVLDEIDNIGSDDDILYELPRARSQLDLDVKIGVIGISNDFKFRENLSPKVKDTLCEEEILFPPYDANELRNILRQRADIALHNDVLESDVIPLCAAFSAQDSGSARQALRLLRKAADVAESEAMEGGEAKITEEHVREAEHQIQRQQVVEGMHSLTRQGQYVLLTVCQLAAEGETPERTKLIYQRYQKILQNHGSDPLKRRRVHDHLSDLSLHGILRLVDSTSGRGNYNEYELDVSLSSALDALESEFGELTEIRETAKRHQALD
- a CDS encoding DEAD/DEAH box helicase — translated: MTSFFSDHAEEVTFPGNRSDASTQFRTCQEGAYWAIKSYRTTQRDEPAIISLPTGGGKTALMMLAAFEFTVDRALIVAPSEAVRNQIPDKFEGLEGLKKANALSSDIDAPEVEIHKSRFTSKSNWEEYEDTDIVVTIPNSVSEEFATKDEEPTAQPPDGFFDLLMIDEAHHSAAPGWKQILDNFTEVPQLLFTATPFRREEDILPSELIYHYPIEEACKAGIYHKVGLRTLPEQNRDLVDEAAEQLTTLQESNAEATLLARTDGIEEADSLAKTYREQTDLEIQAVHSDADNNQDTIDDLRDGEIDGVVVVQKLAEGLDVPNLQLAVFHVPPKSFRMMLQIIGRLAREPNDEAPATILTTDTTLTSKGMSEAVRQLYREDTGWASVADELISEHIKNDSTDKIGGATPLEAVNPDNIRPYKTVTVYSLAETVFEPLVDDADDVVAKTDADFGHVLSTPESVWGCITTTQESPTWGTNTVLESPTYNLHLYCSPADSELLFEYTSDARRASTIRTALLRDHTALTQIDGKRLSKAMQSLTAPKYKAAGMNNVLVPSGTQPEHKLLTGGDVQGAVYHSDKRRYTHGHVFASFEPDVEDGDSRFSESSNTKTRGISTARASIWSNSKAGLSVFETWCETLADELTADGEPTIRNLGIGNHGEAIDEFETSPFAVMPFPSLTTAKVERQTPDDDSWHTVRIDLELDDPENPPMQTVDVCMTFENFGTCIECSYDVAANEWSGDIIDYRFRLPEETEYSILCGDELLKEFPPIFHTDANTTVMSGAQSSAETDLTDFDPATLKASIQPNWPEYIEVDATEKPEWWETDEERDKDISELWDERPTETVFSALVDFLKDQRGDEQYALFCDDMGDEIADFIEFRKEEKEINMYHCKRSKSPGVRISYFKDIYHQTLRSLRYTFSQKLIDQVEDGSGLSHFVCGKDVFEEIVDDFLPGDWEYTIYGVHPGLKLDFDPEDGNENVGRLFSECVEQVERYNVDFAMMGAGGCWEESNGN